A window from Methanobrevibacter sp. V74 encodes these proteins:
- a CDS encoding Nif3-like dinuclear metal center hexameric protein, with protein sequence MKLKEIIDFLDEKIPEDLALDFDNIGFMGEYDLNSDIDSIKILMDLWRADDNFNTSTLIITHHPTLFKPKTPTYTIHSNWDIIDGGSNEALAECLNLEVVDYFDKKTHIGRVCKTDYNFKQLKEVILDNFKYAGIVNNLDDEKCLSKIGIISGFGLNNPDYIKLAKDEKLDMLISGDITQETAIIAKELGITLINVGHHESEVPGLYKLAKLLTELNINIEVIDKNPIEKLK encoded by the coding sequence ATGAAGCTTAAAGAAATTATTGATTTTTTAGATGAAAAAATACCTGAAGATTTGGCTCTGGATTTCGATAATATTGGATTTATGGGAGAATATGATTTGAATTCTGATATTGATTCAATTAAGATTTTAATGGATTTGTGGAGAGCAGATGATAATTTCAATACCTCCACATTAATCATCACACATCATCCGACATTATTTAAACCAAAAACGCCAACTTACACTATCCATTCAAATTGGGACATAATTGATGGCGGTTCTAATGAAGCACTAGCTGAATGTCTTAATTTAGAAGTTGTTGATTATTTTGATAAAAAAACACATATCGGACGTGTTTGCAAAACTGATTATAACTTTAAGCAATTAAAAGAAGTTATTTTAGATAATTTTAAATATGCCGGAATTGTAAATAACTTAGATGATGAAAAATGTTTAAGTAAAATCGGAATAATCTCAGGTTTTGGTCTTAACAATCCGGATTACATTAAATTAGCCAAGGATGAAAAATTAGACATGCTGATTTCAGGAGACATTACTCAAGAAACGGCAATTATCGCAAAAGAATTAGGAATTACCTTAATAAATGTCGGCCATCATGAAAGTGAAGTCCCAGGATTATATAAATTAGCCAAATTATTAACTGAATTAAACATTAACATAGAAGTAATTGACAAAAACCCAATTGAGAAATTAAAGTGA
- a CDS encoding UPF0254 family protein: MIKIATAECFTQGKIGREIHALAQDYKGNFGLDYIKNPKEHGNFDYNELSVTCSLFIPTLEAVEKILSISNPPKPNNLIKGIKVYDEEGDKNVSKIMARAIKKMSDCDIAIGTTAGVGHGGITILTNNYEITTTSDVYADLSKLNSEELSQRSESGIKKTLNILLLLLNNNFDKINNLKNVEIIKK; the protein is encoded by the coding sequence ATGATTAAAATAGCTACTGCAGAATGTTTTACTCAGGGAAAAATTGGAAGAGAAATACATGCCCTAGCACAAGATTACAAAGGTAATTTTGGTCTTGATTATATTAAAAATCCAAAAGAACATGGCAATTTTGATTATAACGAACTGAGTGTTACATGCAGTTTATTTATCCCCACTCTTGAAGCCGTTGAAAAAATATTAAGCATTTCAAATCCCCCCAAGCCTAATAATTTAATTAAAGGAATTAAGGTTTATGATGAAGAGGGAGATAAAAATGTTTCTAAAATTATGGCAAGAGCTATTAAAAAAATGAGTGATTGTGATATTGCTATTGGAACCACTGCAGGAGTTGGCCATGGTGGAATTACTATTTTAACAAATAACTATGAAATCACAACAACAAGCGATGTTTATGCTGATTTAAGCAAATTAAATAGCGAAGAGTTATCTCAAAGGTCTGAATCCGGAATTAAGAAAACATTAAATATATTATTACTTCTTTTAAATAATAATTTTGACAAAATAAACAATCTGAAAAATGTTGAAATTATTAAAAAATAG
- a CDS encoding 4Fe-4S binding protein, producing the protein MKVDMEECGVCEDCIDVCVEEAISRRAYKIIIDDDKCTNCGECVDVCPVGALYED; encoded by the coding sequence TTGAAAGTGGATATGGAAGAATGCGGAGTTTGTGAAGACTGTATTGATGTGTGTGTGGAAGAGGCTATAAGTAGACGAGCATATAAAATCATTATTGATGATGATAAATGCACTAATTGTGGTGAATGCGTTGATGTTTGCCCTGTTGGAGCATTATACGAAGATTAG
- a CDS encoding adhesin, with the protein MKMKFTIIDYIIIILVICGIAFAFIHITTDDSSSLQKTAFDESTINKIPDTYLKYYKDGFIVNATVKGFNSTNGNPTTLKGTVIWEDDNNGNEVKLLVRSNNHTYLVGLYKNVPNADVYIDHISLESNGDKYKNLCEIKVKPEEITSLKDLTGKISNDANYELTATVTLDSLNTKDTQEIANKLSADKQVSIKTAPSDNDNQLVIKQATKDNLNDADSILGNVDALTDYITIRIYDSTDSQIKEISENFDVVNIRKF; encoded by the coding sequence ATGAAAATGAAATTTACAATAATTGACTATATAATTATAATTTTAGTGATATGTGGCATTGCATTTGCATTTATCCACATTACAACAGACGATTCATCCAGCTTACAGAAAACCGCTTTTGATGAATCAACAATTAACAAAATACCAGACACTTACCTTAAATACTATAAAGATGGATTTATCGTAAACGCTACTGTTAAAGGTTTCAATTCCACCAACGGCAATCCGACAACCTTAAAGGGCACTGTTATTTGGGAAGATGACAATAATGGAAATGAGGTCAAATTACTCGTCAGATCAAATAACCACACTTATTTAGTGGGATTGTATAAAAACGTTCCTAATGCTGATGTTTACATAGACCATATTAGTTTAGAAAGCAATGGTGACAAATATAAAAACTTATGCGAAATTAAAGTTAAACCTGAAGAAATTACCTCTCTTAAAGATTTAACAGGCAAAATTTCAAATGACGCCAATTATGAGCTTACTGCAACTGTAACCCTCGATTCACTTAACACAAAAGATACACAGGAAATTGCAAATAAACTCTCAGCAGATAAGCAAGTGTCCATTAAAACAGCACCCAGTGACAATGATAATCAATTAGTAATTAAACAAGCAACGAAAGACAACCTAAATGATGCGGATTCCATTTTAGGAAATGTCGATGCATTAACTGATTACATTACCATTAGAATTTATGATTCGACCGACAGTCAAATAAAAGAGATTAGTGAAAACTTTGATGTTGTCAATATACGGAAATTTTAA
- a CDS encoding oligosaccharide repeat unit polymerase family protein yields MSMIYSTLTSKINKICDKFHESFLFTFIFAILGFLEKHWVNSYFKRFYPSENFLSFLNKNAILKNHIFNPLIVLFLFGLFLLLSMNPPSNSLVITLIIAFIGFFIGSCILPRYFINSNVKNILKFKRKDIYSIGFCLMLISIAFFFICIASVGGIPLLKPSIRYLLKPAFTMPAFLIIPATCLIASAYLNDFQDGKITRPQARFRFLILLFIDCAFLLLLGYRTPLLATFLIIIIIGFYGNIVSLWEVVIGAMIGIGAIIGIGYFRSLGEMTITSSTSPLYTLQSRADFTLHVLNLLDFLGGNFGLTHGHMLTSSIPGSDLGPRMMVGKLIAWRTEVTVTPTLIGQMVVDFGKLGVFAEMLLLGFTLGIGFKIIQITKNYFYIGIYSLILTYSILGIETGILDIQVLLYFIIAIFIYLINIKIARN; encoded by the coding sequence ATGAGTATGATTTATTCAACTTTAACTTCAAAAATAAATAAGATTTGTGATAAATTTCATGAATCTTTCTTATTTACATTCATTTTTGCCATTTTAGGATTTCTTGAAAAACATTGGGTTAACAGCTATTTTAAAAGATTTTATCCCAGTGAAAATTTTTTAAGCTTTTTAAATAAAAATGCCATATTGAAAAATCATATTTTCAATCCATTGATTGTGCTTTTCTTATTTGGATTGTTTTTATTATTATCTATGAACCCCCCATCAAATAGTTTGGTCATCACATTAATCATTGCTTTTATTGGATTTTTTATTGGATCCTGCATTCTTCCAAGGTATTTTATAAACAGTAATGTAAAAAATATTCTTAAATTTAAGCGAAAAGATATTTATTCTATTGGTTTTTGCTTAATGTTAATTAGTATAGCATTCTTCTTTATCTGCATTGCCTCAGTTGGAGGAATTCCACTTTTAAAACCATCGATTAGATATTTATTGAAGCCCGCATTTACCATGCCGGCATTTTTAATTATTCCGGCAACATGTTTAATAGCCAGTGCATATTTGAACGATTTTCAAGATGGAAAAATTACCCGACCACAAGCAAGATTCAGATTCCTAATTTTATTATTTATTGACTGTGCATTTTTATTGCTTTTAGGATATAGAACTCCACTACTTGCAACATTTCTTATCATAATTATCATAGGTTTCTACGGAAATATTGTTTCTCTTTGGGAAGTTGTAATTGGTGCAATGATTGGAATAGGTGCAATAATTGGAATTGGATATTTTCGTTCATTAGGTGAGATGACAATAACCTCATCAACTAGTCCGCTCTATACTTTACAGTCAAGAGCTGACTTTACACTACATGTTTTAAACCTACTTGATTTTCTTGGTGGTAACTTTGGCCTTACCCATGGACATATGCTTACAAGTTCCATTCCAGGAAGTGATTTAGGACCAAGGATGATGGTTGGAAAACTTATTGCATGGAGAACTGAAGTAACCGTGACCCCAACATTGATTGGACAAATGGTAGTTGATTTCGGCAAATTAGGTGTCTTTGCTGAAATGTTACTTTTAGGTTTTACGTTAGGCATAGGATTTAAAATCATACAGATTACCAAAAATTACTTTTATATTGGAATTTACTCATTGATTTTAACATACTCCATTTTAGGCATTGAAACCGGAATTTTAGACATTCAAGTTCTGTTATATTTCATAATAGCTATTTTTATTTATTTAATAAACATCAAAATTGCAAGAAATTAA
- the cbiM gene encoding cobalt transporter CbiM: MHIPDGFIPVAQCLVYYVILIVALYFSVKWAKSNLDEKRIPLLAVLAAGIFAIMSMNMPIPFGTSGHMVGGALVAIVFLAPEAAVLVFTVVLLIQALIFGDGGITALGANVLNMAIIGGAVGLYTFKGLNGTIGKYPAAGVAAWLATVIAALACAIEMGIAGTFPMNVGIPSMVLYHFFIGIIEAVLTVIVLVALDKFRPDLLTWNKGDA; encoded by the coding sequence TTGCATATCCCTGACGGATTTATACCTGTTGCACAATGTTTAGTATATTATGTAATATTAATAGTTGCTTTATACTTCTCCGTGAAATGGGCTAAATCAAATTTAGACGAAAAACGCATTCCGCTTCTTGCAGTTCTTGCAGCAGGAATATTTGCAATCATGTCCATGAACATGCCAATTCCATTTGGTACCAGTGGACATATGGTTGGAGGAGCTCTTGTAGCTATTGTATTTTTAGCTCCAGAAGCAGCAGTACTGGTATTTACTGTTGTGCTCCTTATTCAAGCATTGATATTTGGAGATGGAGGAATTACCGCTTTAGGAGCAAATGTATTAAATATGGCAATCATTGGAGGAGCAGTAGGATTATACACCTTCAAAGGATTAAACGGGACAATTGGAAAATACCCTGCAGCAGGAGTTGCAGCATGGCTTGCAACCGTTATTGCAGCATTAGCATGTGCTATTGAAATGGGCATTGCAGGAACATTCCCAATGAACGTTGGTATCCCATCTATGGTACTATACCACTTCTTTATTGGAATAATCGAAGCAGTATTAACTGTAATCGTTCTTGTAGCATTAGACAAATTCAGACCAGATTTACTCACATGGAATAAAGGAGATGCATAA
- a CDS encoding PDGLE domain-containing protein, which produces MDKKDMTLIGVALLICVIICVLSPYIASGDPDGLEKSAEDSGLAEDYSVEEINGIPGAIFPDYAFANDPDNQVLQIVALVIGAIVTLVIGYGVAYVVKSRN; this is translated from the coding sequence ATGGATAAAAAAGACATGACTTTAATTGGAGTAGCATTACTAATCTGTGTTATAATCTGCGTTCTCTCACCATATATTGCATCTGGTGACCCAGATGGATTAGAAAAATCAGCAGAAGATTCAGGACTTGCTGAAGATTATTCAGTAGAAGAGATTAATGGAATCCCCGGTGCAATCTTCCCAGATTATGCATTTGCAAATGATCCGGACAACCAAGTACTGCAAATCGTTGCTCTGGTAATAGGTGCAATTGTAACCTTAGTTATAGGATACGGAGTTGCATACGTTGTTAAAAGTAGAAATTAA
- the cbiQ gene encoding cobalt ECF transporter T component CbiQ yields MVDITQIMRFDDLASKNSHVHNLEGRIKLISTIFIILVCVISKELFIPIILEIILLIILKIADLSYWDSAKRLLMLLPFGGAIIIFQPFIQPGNIIWTYSWLTVSDVGLNWAILLLVRMVVCLTAIIIYSSTTPLQEMASSFRKLKMPRDLAMILSIMVRFLFLFVDELASIRKSQKSRNFSIHSENTSYKWRVKQVGYTIGMMFLKSYEQGERVHKSMISRGFSDASEMFDEKKSPEKSDYLYLISIFIIAIILEYIILNYSGQLGYLGMNLAIN; encoded by the coding sequence ATGGTTGATATAACACAAATAATGAGATTTGATGATTTAGCATCAAAAAATAGTCATGTTCATAATTTAGAAGGGCGAATAAAATTAATATCAACTATTTTTATTATTTTAGTATGTGTTATATCCAAAGAGCTTTTTATACCAATAATATTGGAAATAATTTTATTGATAATACTTAAAATAGCAGATCTGTCATATTGGGATTCGGCAAAAAGATTATTAATGTTACTTCCATTTGGCGGAGCAATCATAATATTTCAACCTTTTATACAGCCAGGAAATATAATTTGGACATATTCATGGTTAACGGTCAGTGATGTTGGTCTTAATTGGGCAATATTGCTTTTAGTACGTATGGTTGTATGTCTAACAGCAATCATAATTTATTCCTCAACAACACCATTGCAAGAAATGGCAAGCTCTTTTAGAAAATTGAAAATGCCAAGAGATTTAGCTATGATACTGTCAATCATGGTTAGATTTTTATTTTTATTTGTTGATGAACTCGCATCTATTAGGAAAAGTCAAAAATCAAGAAATTTTAGCATTCACAGTGAAAATACTTCCTATAAATGGAGAGTAAAACAGGTCGGATACACAATTGGAATGATGTTTTTAAAATCATATGAGCAAGGAGAACGAGTGCACAAAAGTATGATAAGCCGTGGATTTTCAGATGCTTCTGAAATGTTCGATGAAAAGAAATCTCCTGAAAAAAGTGATTATTTATACTTAATTTCAATATTCATTATTGCAATAATCTTAGAATACATTATATTAAATTATTCCGGACAATTAGGTTACTTAGGCATGAATTTAGCAATTAATTAG
- a CDS encoding ATP-binding cassette domain-containing protein: MEHIHLKTRNLSFTYPDGTEALKNINIQINKGEKIAIMGPNGAGKSTLFSHFNGLSEPTSGHVEIDGEKIVFKREELLKVRQKVGIVFQDPNDQLFAPTVREDVAFGPMNLGLDYDEVKRRISESLEMVGMSGFEDKTPHHLSGGQQKRVAIAGIIAMKPEIMILDEPTAGLDPEGVDKVLNILNKLNSKGISIVISSHDIEMVNQFANKIYVLYDGEIIASGDKHQIFSDKKLLKKAHLKSPITTEILYKLKENGLNVDTEKSGINETVEEILKVKKD, from the coding sequence ATGGAACATATACATTTAAAGACAAGGAATTTATCTTTCACATATCCCGATGGAACTGAAGCTTTAAAAAATATAAATATTCAAATCAACAAAGGAGAAAAAATAGCTATTATGGGACCAAACGGCGCCGGCAAATCAACATTATTTTCTCATTTTAATGGTTTATCTGAGCCTACCTCCGGACATGTTGAAATTGATGGAGAAAAAATTGTTTTTAAACGTGAAGAGCTACTTAAAGTTAGGCAAAAAGTAGGAATTGTATTCCAAGACCCAAATGACCAATTATTTGCACCAACAGTTAGGGAAGATGTTGCATTCGGACCGATGAATTTAGGCCTTGATTATGATGAAGTTAAACGAAGAATAAGCGAATCCCTAGAAATGGTAGGCATGAGCGGATTTGAAGATAAAACTCCTCATCATTTAAGTGGAGGCCAGCAGAAAAGAGTTGCTATTGCAGGCATCATTGCAATGAAACCTGAAATAATGATTCTTGATGAACCAACTGCAGGTCTTGACCCTGAAGGTGTTGATAAAGTATTAAATATCCTAAATAAACTTAACAGCAAAGGAATAAGTATTGTTATCTCATCACATGATATAGAAATGGTTAATCAATTTGCTAATAAAATTTATGTTTTATATGATGGCGAAATAATAGCATCAGGCGATAAACATCAAATATTTTCAGATAAAAAATTATTAAAAAAAGCCCATTTAAAATCACCAATAACTACTGAAATATTATACAAATTAAAAGAAAATGGCTTGAATGTGGATACTGAAAAAAGTGGAATAAATGAGACAGTTGAAGAAATATTAAAAGTAAAAAAAGATTAG
- a CDS encoding FeoA family protein, whose protein sequence is MKTLKDVTPGETVTLVKYHDTGDVGLRRHLLGMGFVKGAEIKIKKVATLGDPIEMSIKGYDICLRKEEAKNIEVK, encoded by the coding sequence ATGAAAACCTTAAAAGATGTAACTCCTGGTGAAACAGTAACACTGGTAAAATACCATGATACTGGTGATGTGGGGTTAAGAAGACACTTATTAGGTATGGGATTCGTTAAAGGAGCAGAAATTAAAATTAAAAAAGTAGCTACTTTAGGTGATCCTATCGAAATGAGTATTAAAGGATATGACATTTGTCTTCGTAAAGAAGAAGCTAAAAATATTGAAGTGAAATAA
- the feoB gene encoding ferrous iron transport protein B — protein MTELIVGLAGNPNVGKTTVFNRLTGMRQHVGNWPGKTVERAEGRFSHGSYNYEVIDLPGNYALSAHSMEEIVSRDFIVDDDSDVIVNLVDAANLERNLYLTVQMMELGANLVMALNMNDFALKKDHVIDINLMSELLGFPVVEINAKTGEGFEDLLNTVEKQAANPIDSSAKLSYGDELKEHLGNLQVLIEKDNNLLDVPSAWTAIKLLERDSIVIEKVQGSSQSSAIMSETDKVAGHLQNIYKEGAEEVVANARYAFIGGLMAEAVKRPAIEKESTTDKIDKIVTNRILAPIIFIVIMYLLFQLTFTIAAPFCDAIDGWFAWLGEYLGGMVGNEMATSFIQNGLIGGVGGVLVFLPQIIFMFLFLSILEDSGYLARAAFTLDKVMHTLVGLHGKAFIPMILGFGCGVPAVMATRTMENESDRLLSMMLIPFMSCTARLPIYSLFVAAFFTANEGMILLSIYLLGIVVALIVAAILKRTMFKGMSAPFVMELPTYKVPSVKGVLLHTWEKTKGFLRKAGTIILGATIIVWILSYLPFGVEYGSQQSVLGIIGSAIAPIFAPLGFGTWQAGIAVITGLVAKEIVVATLGTLAGLEEDDEDGIASMIHDTFNPLSAYSFMAFCLLYVPCFAAIGAIKEETNSWKWPLTMSAITLVTAYIVSLIIYNVGLLAGF, from the coding sequence ATGACAGAATTAATTGTAGGATTAGCAGGAAACCCAAACGTGGGTAAAACTACTGTATTCAATCGATTAACTGGTATGCGCCAACATGTAGGTAACTGGCCGGGTAAGACAGTTGAAAGAGCAGAAGGTCGCTTTTCCCATGGAAGTTACAACTATGAGGTTATAGATTTACCAGGTAACTATGCGTTAAGTGCTCATTCTATGGAAGAAATCGTATCTAGAGATTTCATTGTAGATGATGACTCTGATGTTATTGTTAATTTAGTTGATGCTGCTAATTTAGAACGTAATTTATATTTAACAGTTCAAATGATGGAACTTGGTGCTAATTTAGTAATGGCACTTAATATGAACGATTTTGCATTGAAAAAAGATCATGTAATTGATATTAACTTAATGAGTGAGCTTTTAGGATTCCCAGTTGTTGAAATCAATGCTAAAACTGGTGAAGGATTTGAAGATTTATTAAACACTGTTGAAAAACAAGCTGCAAATCCAATTGATTCCAGTGCCAAATTATCCTATGGTGACGAACTAAAAGAACACTTAGGGAATTTACAAGTTTTAATTGAAAAAGATAATAATTTATTAGATGTTCCTTCAGCATGGACTGCAATCAAATTGTTAGAAAGAGATTCAATTGTTATTGAAAAGGTTCAAGGATCTTCTCAAAGTTCAGCTATTATGTCTGAAACAGACAAAGTAGCAGGGCACCTTCAAAATATTTACAAGGAAGGTGCAGAAGAAGTTGTTGCAAATGCAAGATATGCATTTATTGGTGGATTAATGGCTGAAGCTGTAAAAAGACCAGCTATTGAAAAAGAATCCACTACAGATAAAATAGATAAAATTGTAACCAATAGGATTTTAGCTCCTATCATATTTATTGTTATAATGTACTTATTATTCCAGTTAACATTTACCATTGCAGCGCCGTTTTGTGATGCTATCGACGGATGGTTTGCATGGTTAGGAGAATACTTGGGAGGTATGGTAGGTAATGAAATGGCTACTTCATTTATCCAAAACGGACTTATTGGTGGTGTAGGTGGAGTACTTGTGTTCTTACCGCAAATTATTTTCATGTTCTTATTCTTAAGTATATTGGAAGACAGTGGTTATTTGGCAAGAGCTGCATTTACCTTGGATAAAGTTATGCACACCCTTGTAGGTCTTCACGGAAAAGCTTTCATCCCAATGATTTTAGGATTTGGTTGTGGAGTGCCTGCAGTCATGGCAACCAGAACCATGGAAAACGAATCTGATCGTTTACTTTCCATGATGCTTATTCCATTCATGTCTTGTACTGCAAGATTACCAATTTATTCTCTTTTTGTTGCAGCATTCTTTACTGCAAACGAAGGTATGATTTTATTATCCATCTACTTGTTGGGTATTGTTGTGGCGCTTATTGTTGCAGCCATCCTCAAAAGAACCATGTTCAAAGGAATGTCTGCTCCATTTGTAATGGAACTTCCAACTTATAAAGTGCCTTCTGTAAAAGGTGTATTATTACACACTTGGGAGAAAACTAAAGGATTCCTTAGAAAAGCAGGTACTATTATTCTTGGTGCAACCATCATTGTATGGATTTTAAGTTACTTGCCGTTCGGTGTAGAATACGGATCACAACAAAGTGTTCTAGGTATTATTGGTAGTGCAATTGCACCTATATTTGCCCCTCTTGGTTTCGGAACCTGGCAAGCAGGTATTGCTGTTATCACTGGTTTAGTTGCTAAAGAGATTGTAGTAGCTACATTAGGTACATTGGCTGGACTTGAAGAAGATGATGAGGATGGAATCGCTTCAATGATTCACGATACATTTAATCCATTGTCTGCATATTCTTTCATGGCTTTCTGTTTATTATATGTTCCTTGTTTTGCAGCTATCGGTGCAATCAAAGAAGAAACCAACAGTTGGAAATGGCCTTTAACTATGTCCGCCATTACTTTAGTAACTGCATATATTGTATCATTAATAATTTACAATGTCGGTTTATTGGCAGGATTTTAA
- a CDS encoding tetratricopeptide repeat protein — protein MSESIEQAKQYIASKNCKEALKLARKRHGKDDIESYIGILDLLINENYLLALEEKGLYYQYYDENHDGGDYGEKYFDQYLEKQPRSVNVICDKALSRFNKGRIEEALELMDKAYDKYKSYSQIEKPRIKKKEVLMGKIELQIQAKEYGGALDNLNNYESLYGLDEKLQLYKGQMLQKAGKNREALDYLNKSLETEDTLVGFNAKADALYELKEYKEALHCYNQCIQYEKRAEVDLELLTNFNYKAAFCCVKLGDDQEAVKHLNKTINMLNEHGRLPKDLEEIYQKCSFEKERIMKEGKVEDKEFKKTHFVSSKFAIYALIVILILYVILRLHGYH, from the coding sequence ATGAGTGAGTCCATTGAACAAGCAAAACAATATATAGCTAGTAAAAATTGTAAAGAGGCACTGAAATTAGCTAGAAAACGACATGGAAAAGATGATATTGAAAGTTATATCGGCATTTTAGACTTATTAATTAATGAAAATTACCTCCTTGCACTTGAAGAGAAAGGATTATATTACCAATATTATGATGAAAACCATGATGGCGGAGATTACGGTGAAAAATACTTTGATCAATATCTAGAAAAACAACCACGCTCTGTTAATGTAATCTGTGATAAAGCATTATCCAGATTTAATAAAGGTAGAATTGAAGAAGCTTTAGAACTTATGGACAAGGCTTATGACAAATATAAATCATATTCACAAATTGAAAAACCAAGGATCAAGAAAAAAGAGGTTTTAATGGGCAAAATTGAGCTTCAAATTCAAGCAAAAGAATATGGAGGCGCTTTAGATAATTTAAATAACTATGAATCTCTATATGGGCTTGATGAAAAACTACAATTATATAAAGGTCAAATGCTTCAAAAGGCCGGGAAAAATAGAGAGGCTCTTGACTATTTAAATAAATCTTTAGAAACTGAAGACACATTAGTTGGATTTAATGCAAAAGCTGATGCATTATATGAACTTAAAGAATACAAAGAAGCGCTTCACTGCTATAATCAATGTATCCAATATGAAAAAAGAGCTGAAGTCGATTTAGAATTGCTCACAAACTTCAATTATAAAGCTGCATTTTGCTGTGTTAAGTTAGGAGATGATCAGGAAGCAGTGAAACACTTAAATAAAACTATCAACATGCTTAATGAACACGGAAGACTTCCTAAAGATTTAGAAGAAATTTATCAAAAATGTTCTTTTGAAAAAGAAAGAATTATGAAAGAAGGGAAAGTTGAAGATAAGGAATTCAAGAAAACACACTTCGTCTCATCAAAATTTGCAATTTATGCATTAATCGTCATATTAATATTATATGTAATTTTAAGATTACATGGATACCATTAA
- a CDS encoding MarR family transcriptional regulator produces the protein MIEYDDIIKDSPFLVNHLITLSKTHDFYITKHIKANTDILPSQYYMLLFLYYEMGSTQSDIAKACLMDRSGVSRAFKDFEDKGLIIREIDEKNKRAYKITLTKKGIKTAEFLIEKEKEWDDMICEELNITREETLKSLSKISMKSLEFNREKF, from the coding sequence ATGATTGAATATGATGATATAATTAAAGACTCCCCATTTCTTGTAAATCATTTGATTACATTAAGTAAAACCCATGATTTCTACATCACCAAACACATAAAAGCCAATACAGACATATTGCCCAGCCAATATTACATGCTACTATTTTTATATTATGAAATGGGCTCAACCCAATCAGATATTGCTAAGGCATGCCTTATGGATAGAAGTGGAGTTTCAAGAGCTTTTAAAGACTTTGAAGACAAAGGATTAATCATAAGAGAAATTGATGAAAAAAACAAAAGAGCATATAAAATCACTTTAACTAAAAAAGGAATTAAAACAGCTGAATTTCTAATTGAAAAGGAAAAGGAATGGGACGATATGATTTGTGAAGAATTAAATATCACCCGTGAGGAAACACTTAAATCATTATCCAAAATTTCAATGAAATCTTTAGAGTTTAATCGTGAAAAATTTTAA